Part of the Armatimonadota bacterium genome is shown below.
AACCTGCATATATAAGCTTTTCTGCATCAGTATAGCACGCGGCGTATGCGGATAACAGACACTCGATCGCGCGCGATATCTGATCGCGTGTGAAACAGAATCTTAGGATTTGAATCCTATGATGGGTTAGGGAATCTTCATCAGCCGAACTATGGTAAACTATAGGCCAGACGCATTCAAGGAGCCATGCATTATGCCTGATACAAACCTGAAGCTCCATGTCAGCCCGCGCGGATCAAAAAACGAAATTACCGGCTGGCGTGATGATGTCTTGTACGTAAAAATTACCGCTCCGCCTGTCGAGGGCGCTGCCAACGCCGCCGTAGTGAAGTTTTTAGCCGATGCATTAAAGATAAAAAAGAGCCAGGTCGAGCTTGTCTCAGGCGAAAAGAGCCGCGAGAAGGTGGTCAAAATATCCGGTCTGTCTGAAACGGAAATTCGCAACAGAATACGATTAAAATAATCTAGAGGAATACTCCACCAGAGCGCGAATAGTAAAGACAACTGGAGGGATATAAAGCGGAAAGGGAAAGGATAATATGATGAATCGATTTGTAACGAATGTGGAGAGAACAATACTCACGGCCATGATGTGCGCGGCAGTGCTGCTGGCTGCAGGCTGCGCCAAGCCTTCTGCCACTAAATCAGCGGAAAATGTCGTCGATTCTATGGCGAAGGGTGATTTTGCATCGGTTACTGCGAATTTCAATCCTACGATGAAGTCCGCCATGTATACCGAAAAGCTGGGTCAAGTCTGGGGACAATTGACTGCTCAAGTAGGGCCATTCAAGGCGCGCACAAGCACACGAGAAGCGCAAGAACAGGGTTATGACGTCGTCTATGTGACCTGCCAATTCGAGAAAACCAACCTTGATACCAAGGTTGTGTTCGATAGCAACAAGCAGATCACAGGATTATTTATAATTCCAACTAAGGCAGCGAAGTAGGTATATGAATATGCTAAGACGGTGGGGTGTTTTTGCAGTTTTAGTAGTTTTAGTCGGGGTTATGGCGGGATGTTCAAGTGCGAAAAAGGCATCAGCTTCGAATGCTAAGACCGCAGTTGCTTTGGAATTCGTGCGGTGTACGGCAGACGGTAAATACGCGGATGCCGTGACGCATTTCGACGATGCAATGAGCCGGGCGATGTCAGCCGATCAACTGAAACAGGCGTGGGAGTCATTGATCGGACGGTACGGCGCTTTCAAGAAAATCGGAGAAACTCGCACGGGGCAAGAGGGAGGATTCGACGAGGTTTTCGTTGCCGTAAATTTTGAGAAGATCATTCTCGATGTCAAAGTCGTCTTCGATAAGGATGGCAAGATCGGCGGGCTATGGTTCGTCCCACATATTTCCAAAACCGGCGCGCAGTATTCTCCTCCCGCCTATGCGCACAATGACCGCTTTGTTGAGCGTGAAGTCACTGTCGGCAAAGGCGAGTGGCAATTGCCCGGCACGCTTACCATTCCCAATGGCAAAGGACCATTCACTGCCTTGGTTTTAGTTCATGGCTCCGGCCCAGAAAACCGCGATGAGACCATCGGCCCAAACAAACCGTTTCGGGATATCGCGCAGGGGCTTGCCTCACGTGGAATCGCCGTGCTTCGCTATGACAAGAGGACAAAAGTGTATCCGGCACAGTTGGCAAAGTTTGCAGCGACCAATAAGTTTACCGTCAAGGAAGAGACCATAGACGATGCTATAGCCGCCGTATCTCTTCTCAGGAAGACAAAGGAGATAAATAGCGATAGGATATATGTTCTTGGCCACAGCCTTGGCGGCATTCTCATTCCGAGGATCGGCAAGGCCGACCCTAAAATCTACGGTCTGATTATGATGGCCGGGTGCGGCACACAACCGTTGGAGGATGTGATATTACGGCAATTAACATATATAGCCTCGCTGAACGGACCGATAACTGCTGACACCAAGAAGGAGATCAATAAGGAAGTGCAATCGTTCATAAAAAGCGCGCCGGCTCCATACTTGCTCGATCTCCGGCGCTATATTCCGGCAGCGGTGGAGATGGCAAAGTCGCTGAAACAGCCGATGCTCATCCTGCAGGGAAGACGGGACTACCAGGCTACAACCGCTGATTTCAACATATGGAAGACGAAGCTCTCTTCACGGACCGATGTCACTTTCAAGCTCTATCCGGATTTGAACCATTTGTTTATTACTGGTA
Proteins encoded:
- a CDS encoding DUF167 domain-containing protein, which produces MPDTNLKLHVSPRGSKNEITGWRDDVLYVKITAPPVEGAANAAVVKFLADALKIKKSQVELVSGEKSREKVVKISGLSETEIRNRIRLK
- a CDS encoding DUF3887 domain-containing protein, translated to MMNRFVTNVERTILTAMMCAAVLLAAGCAKPSATKSAENVVDSMAKGDFASVTANFNPTMKSAMYTEKLGQVWGQLTAQVGPFKARTSTREAQEQGYDVVYVTCQFEKTNLDTKVVFDSNKQITGLFIIPTKAAK
- a CDS encoding DUF3887 domain-containing protein, with amino-acid sequence MLRRWGVFAVLVVLVGVMAGCSSAKKASASNAKTAVALEFVRCTADGKYADAVTHFDDAMSRAMSADQLKQAWESLIGRYGAFKKIGETRTGQEGGFDEVFVAVNFEKIILDVKVVFDKDGKIGGLWFVPHISKTGAQYSPPAYAHNDRFVEREVTVGKGEWQLPGTLTIPNGKGPFTALVLVHGSGPENRDETIGPNKPFRDIAQGLASRGIAVLRYDKRTKVYPAQLAKFAATNKFTVKEETIDDAIAAVSLLRKTKEINSDRIYVLGHSLGGILIPRIGKADPKIYGLIMMAGCGTQPLEDVILRQLTYIASLNGPITADTKKEINKEVQSFIKSAPAPYLLDLRRYIPAAVEMAKSLKQPMLILQGRRDYQATTADFNIWKTKLSSRTDVTFKLYPDLNHLFITGKGKITPQEYEVPGHVSEKVVDDIAAWIKR